Proteins co-encoded in one Kineosporia corallincola genomic window:
- a CDS encoding biliverdin-producing heme oxygenase, with amino-acid sequence MTDEPGGRKPGQGVETLRAATREAHGRLDRLVDLRTWDATRHRWWLQRMLGLHEPLEHDLAGLPAGQAPDLAARRRSPAIAADLRQLGLTEAEVRSLPRSPLPPRARERGRALGQLYVLDGSALGGAVIATHAIANGVPAQACTSLAHSRQRITVWHETRRLIDDLGPGELDEAVRAAVELFAVFEAWLHTPAPAGAVR; translated from the coding sequence GTGACCGACGAACCTGGTGGCCGGAAGCCCGGCCAGGGCGTCGAGACGCTCCGGGCAGCCACCCGGGAGGCCCACGGACGGCTCGACCGGCTCGTCGACCTGCGCACCTGGGACGCGACCAGGCACCGGTGGTGGCTGCAACGCATGCTCGGCCTGCACGAGCCGCTGGAGCACGACCTGGCCGGCCTGCCCGCGGGGCAGGCCCCCGATCTCGCCGCGCGCCGGCGCTCCCCCGCCATCGCCGCCGACCTGCGGCAGCTCGGCCTGACCGAGGCCGAGGTGCGTTCCCTGCCCCGCAGCCCGCTGCCGCCCCGGGCCCGCGAGCGGGGCCGGGCGCTGGGCCAGCTGTACGTGCTCGACGGCTCCGCGCTGGGCGGGGCGGTCATCGCCACCCACGCCATCGCCAACGGTGTGCCGGCGCAGGCCTGCACCAGCCTCGCGCACTCCCGGCAGCGGATCACGGTGTGGCACGAAACCCGGCGCCTGATCGACGATCTCGGCCCGGGCGAGCTGGACGAGGCGGTGCGGGCGGCGGTCGAGCTGTTCGCCGTCTTCGAGGCCTGGCTGCACACCCCCGCGCCGGCCGGAGCGGTGCGATGA
- a CDS encoding enoyl-CoA hydratase encodes MRSVRLEKDGPVRHIVLDAPKRRNALSAPMLDELAEAVARVAGDEQARALVIRAEGKAFCAGADLHGLFGDLNRPTSLIRDDLKRIYASFLGVADLSIPTIAAVHGVAVGAGMNIALACDIVIAGKNARFAISFADIGLHPGGGASWFLTRRMGADRALAAIIAAETIEAEDGLRHGLVTRLADDPVRAATELAHQAAARDPGLLRDAKRAVQIAETSELPEVLEFESWAQAATVGRPDFAEYVERFTRR; translated from the coding sequence ATGAGGTCGGTCCGGCTGGAGAAGGACGGCCCGGTGCGGCACATCGTGCTGGACGCCCCGAAACGGCGTAACGCGCTGAGCGCCCCGATGCTCGACGAGCTGGCCGAGGCGGTGGCCCGGGTGGCCGGCGACGAGCAGGCCCGGGCCCTGGTGATCCGGGCGGAGGGCAAGGCGTTCTGCGCGGGCGCCGACCTGCACGGGCTGTTCGGCGACCTGAACCGGCCCACCTCGCTGATCCGTGACGACCTCAAGCGCATCTACGCCAGCTTTCTCGGGGTGGCCGACCTGAGCATCCCGACCATCGCCGCGGTGCACGGCGTGGCCGTCGGGGCGGGCATGAACATCGCGCTGGCCTGTGACATCGTGATCGCCGGGAAGAACGCCCGGTTCGCCATCTCGTTCGCCGACATCGGCCTGCACCCCGGTGGTGGGGCCAGCTGGTTCCTGACCCGGCGGATGGGGGCCGACCGGGCGCTGGCCGCGATCATCGCGGCGGAGACCATCGAGGCCGAGGACGGGCTGCGGCACGGCCTGGTCACCCGGCTCGCCGACGACCCGGTGCGGGCCGCCACCGAGCTCGCCCACCAGGCCGCGGCCCGCGACCCGGGCCTGCTGCGCGACGCCAAGCGGGCCGTGCAGATCGCCGAGACCTCCGAGCTGCCAGAGGTTCTGGAGTTCGAGTCGTGGGCGCAGGCCGCCACCGTGGGGCGGCCGGACTTCGCCGAGTACGTGGAGCGTTTCACCCGGCGCTGA
- a CDS encoding KGGVGR-motif variant AAA ATPase — protein sequence MVGKLFTWVDVDARLADAAGEQAWPHWLSEVDAWWDGVDLSVLPGTPQNEVRDWLDGQFGLGSVVTGGDGLELVLDRPRGYASQMLPVRLVETAESEAGARAVASQRRPSLTERRVTSALAEHLIRPADAQFDGDTQVMAFHSFKGGVGRTLHAVALADLMASKGQHVLLVDADLEAPGITWMYQAEGHPCDIAYEDVLALLHSTQRGDPAEAVGIVAGYLPNQSVSHYPGSGRVTVLPATRRTRLGPPRIGPSDLLTEDRSPYFLTEALAALAVAAGADMVIVDLRAGASELAAPVLLDPRVVRIFVTTVSSQSLQGTDAMIRQLGAMAPAAAGTDPTPGAIITQYRLDVHHAQATRAQNTLSTALSSAIALIGPDTGEDEELGIDEQVLTQPLLSPCREELLALPQGWDAVTEVIRRCGLPGLLEEFEPATVLPPPPIELPSVRIDAAPLAPVITLDDRRRRLEETSRPLVFAERRGMDSGLGFLTTEPVRRLIADHSTDLPVAVVVGAKGAGKTFTFARMCTAGSWQAFAETNDQRAERSAVVVPVLDPANIAEPQAGLSSPQELRDRMTNGVGVTADTIRDHLNGALRGERSDDPEFWRSTWLECLAWAAGASKDEPAEDFLLRRSLDPSAACIFVLDGLEDWLEAVDDEPKRVALRTLLIEVPAWLRRLRSRGVGLVVFVRRDLARAAIRQNQGQFFDRYAPYELRWDTEDALRLALWLALKGSAVPHLPTPVSDLGYDQIVHSLLPLWGAKLGSDRSREASTERWVPAALADFNTQIQARDVVRFVCEAAKASIGDERWPDRVLTPSAMRRALVECSQAKVDEIDQENPRLGKLLRHMGTRSDTVRMPFEAEDLDLTTDDVEALTQWGALARDPDGLFRMPEIYRHALGFRTKGRARVIRS from the coding sequence CTGGACCGACCGCGGGGGTATGCGTCCCAGATGCTGCCGGTGCGGTTGGTGGAGACGGCCGAGAGCGAGGCCGGAGCTCGGGCCGTGGCGTCGCAGCGCCGTCCCAGTCTGACCGAGAGACGAGTGACCTCCGCGCTGGCGGAACACCTCATCCGTCCCGCCGACGCCCAGTTCGACGGCGACACCCAGGTGATGGCCTTCCACTCGTTCAAGGGCGGCGTCGGGCGCACGCTCCACGCTGTGGCGCTGGCCGATCTGATGGCTTCGAAAGGTCAGCACGTTCTCCTGGTGGACGCAGACCTGGAGGCCCCGGGCATCACCTGGATGTACCAGGCCGAGGGGCATCCCTGCGACATCGCCTACGAAGACGTTCTGGCGCTCCTTCACTCCACGCAGCGGGGTGATCCGGCGGAGGCCGTCGGGATCGTTGCCGGATACCTTCCGAACCAGAGTGTTTCGCACTACCCGGGCAGCGGCCGGGTCACCGTTCTGCCGGCCACCCGGCGGACGCGTCTGGGGCCACCCCGCATCGGCCCGTCGGATCTGCTCACCGAGGACCGCTCCCCGTACTTCCTCACCGAGGCGCTCGCCGCGCTCGCGGTCGCGGCGGGCGCCGATATGGTGATCGTGGACCTGCGTGCCGGCGCCTCCGAGCTGGCGGCACCCGTACTACTCGACCCGAGGGTGGTGCGGATCTTCGTCACCACGGTGAGCAGCCAGTCCCTCCAGGGGACCGACGCCATGATCCGTCAGCTCGGAGCCATGGCCCCGGCCGCTGCCGGAACCGACCCCACCCCTGGTGCGATCATCACGCAGTACCGGCTGGACGTCCATCATGCCCAGGCCACGCGGGCGCAGAACACGCTGTCCACCGCGCTCTCCTCTGCCATCGCCCTGATCGGCCCCGACACGGGGGAAGACGAGGAACTGGGGATCGACGAGCAGGTCCTGACCCAACCACTGCTGAGCCCTTGCCGGGAAGAGCTGCTCGCCCTTCCGCAGGGCTGGGACGCGGTGACCGAGGTGATCCGGCGCTGCGGGTTGCCCGGCCTGCTGGAGGAGTTCGAACCGGCCACGGTGCTACCTCCGCCGCCGATCGAGCTGCCGTCCGTGCGGATCGATGCCGCGCCCCTGGCCCCAGTCATCACACTGGACGACCGGCGCCGGCGTCTGGAGGAGACCTCCAGACCTCTCGTCTTCGCCGAACGGCGCGGCATGGACTCCGGTCTCGGATTCCTGACCACCGAACCGGTGCGCCGTCTGATCGCCGACCACAGCACGGATCTCCCGGTCGCGGTCGTCGTCGGGGCCAAGGGAGCCGGTAAGACGTTCACCTTCGCCCGTATGTGCACCGCCGGTTCCTGGCAGGCGTTCGCGGAGACCAATGACCAGCGTGCCGAACGGTCCGCGGTGGTGGTCCCGGTCCTCGACCCGGCCAACATCGCCGAGCCCCAGGCGGGCCTGTCGTCGCCGCAAGAACTTCGTGACCGGATGACGAACGGAGTCGGCGTCACGGCCGACACGATCCGGGACCACCTCAACGGTGCCCTGCGCGGCGAGCGCTCCGACGACCCCGAGTTCTGGCGGTCGACCTGGCTGGAGTGCCTGGCGTGGGCCGCAGGTGCGTCGAAGGACGAGCCGGCGGAGGACTTCCTGCTGAGACGCTCGCTGGATCCGTCGGCGGCCTGCATCTTCGTCCTGGACGGTCTGGAGGACTGGCTCGAGGCCGTTGACGACGAGCCGAAGAGGGTGGCACTGCGGACTCTGCTCATCGAGGTGCCGGCGTGGCTTCGTAGGCTCCGAAGCCGCGGGGTCGGCCTGGTCGTCTTCGTGCGTCGAGACCTGGCCCGGGCCGCCATCCGGCAGAACCAGGGACAGTTCTTCGACCGCTATGCTCCCTACGAACTGCGCTGGGATACGGAAGACGCTCTCCGGCTGGCGTTGTGGCTCGCGCTCAAGGGCAGCGCCGTGCCCCATCTGCCCACTCCTGTCAGCGATCTTGGCTATGACCAGATCGTGCATTCCCTACTCCCGCTCTGGGGGGCGAAACTCGGGAGCGACCGCTCCCGTGAAGCGTCGACGGAACGCTGGGTTCCCGCCGCGCTCGCCGACTTCAACACCCAGATCCAGGCCCGTGACGTAGTCCGGTTCGTCTGCGAGGCGGCCAAGGCGTCCATCGGTGACGAACGGTGGCCCGACCGCGTGCTGACCCCGTCCGCGATGCGCCGGGCACTGGTCGAGTGCAGCCAGGCCAAGGTGGACGAGATCGATCAGGAGAATCCCCGGCTCGGGAAGTTGCTCCGGCACATGGGAACACGATCCGACACCGTCCGGATGCCCTTCGAGGCGGAGGATCTCGATCTCACGACCGATGACGTCGAGGCCCTGACCCAGTGGGGAGCGCTGGCCCGAGACCCCGACGGCCTCTTCCGGATGCCGGAGATCTACCGGCACGCGCTCGGGTTTCGCACCAAGGGCCGGGCCCGGGTCATCAGGTCCTAG
- a CDS encoding STAS domain-containing protein, whose protein sequence is MSRDHQASSQHDGTAGDVVVLSQGDHTLVILYGDVDVRVSEELEHAGRFSIDAARRTVMDVRHVTMMDSVGVSFVVRLAAGLRSAGTELELQGPSRRVAELITLVGAGELARWLPELPLEADVSAEQA, encoded by the coding sequence GTGTCCAGGGACCACCAGGCCTCGTCGCAGCACGACGGAACCGCCGGTGACGTGGTCGTTCTCTCACAGGGTGACCACACGCTGGTCATCCTCTACGGCGACGTGGACGTGCGGGTCAGCGAGGAGCTGGAGCACGCCGGGCGGTTCTCCATCGACGCGGCCCGCCGCACGGTGATGGACGTGCGTCATGTCACGATGATGGATTCCGTCGGGGTCTCGTTCGTGGTGCGGCTGGCGGCCGGTCTGCGCTCGGCCGGCACCGAGCTGGAACTCCAGGGGCCGTCACGGCGTGTGGCCGAGCTGATCACTCTGGTCGGCGCCGGCGAGCTGGCCCGATGGCTGCCGGAGCTGCCGCTGGAGGCCGACGTGTCCGCGGAGCAGGCATGA
- a CDS encoding LysE/ArgO family amino acid transporter → MNATLALATGLLTGMSLIVAIGAQNAYLLRLGIAGRTTVVLPAVLVCAASDALLILAGVLGVGAVVRNTPTALTVIRVLGAAFLLWYAVVAARRVVRPSGEVLEASGPAAGPGARRVVVTTAALTWLNPHVYLDTVILLGSIANGQGAQRWWWVAGAMAASVIWFSALGFGARLLRPVFARPVAWRVLDAFVALVMLTLGIRIALGL, encoded by the coding sequence GTGAACGCGACCCTGGCCCTGGCGACAGGCCTGCTGACCGGAATGAGCCTGATCGTCGCCATCGGGGCGCAGAACGCGTACCTGTTGCGCCTGGGCATCGCCGGGCGCACGACGGTGGTGCTGCCGGCCGTGCTGGTGTGCGCCGCCTCCGACGCCCTGCTGATCCTGGCCGGGGTGCTGGGAGTCGGTGCGGTGGTGCGGAACACGCCGACGGCGCTGACCGTGATCCGGGTGCTCGGCGCGGCGTTCCTGCTCTGGTACGCGGTGGTGGCCGCCCGTCGCGTGGTGCGGCCCTCCGGCGAGGTGCTGGAGGCGTCCGGGCCCGCCGCGGGTCCCGGAGCGCGCCGCGTGGTGGTCACCACGGCGGCCCTGACCTGGCTGAACCCGCATGTCTACCTGGACACCGTGATCCTGCTCGGGTCGATCGCCAACGGTCAGGGCGCGCAGCGCTGGTGGTGGGTGGCCGGGGCGATGGCGGCCAGCGTGATCTGGTTCAGCGCACTGGGTTTCGGTGCGCGGCTGCTACGGCCGGTGTTCGCCCGGCCGGTCGCCTGGCGGGTGCTGGACGCCTTCGTCGCGCTGGTGATGCTCACCCTGGGCATCCGGATCGCCCTCGGTCTCTAG
- a CDS encoding YidH family protein: MVPSWERKLLSEGEAPDPRFTLANERTFLAWIRTSLGLIAGGIGADAFLTDVPDLQRELLSSLLLMMGGALAVAAYRRWYAGERAMRSGRPLPLLGAVGLIGYGVGIAALVLAGVVLLTN; encoded by the coding sequence ATGGTGCCTTCCTGGGAGCGCAAGCTGCTGTCCGAGGGGGAGGCTCCGGACCCGCGGTTCACCCTGGCCAACGAGCGCACGTTCCTGGCCTGGATCCGCACGTCGCTGGGCCTGATCGCCGGCGGCATCGGTGCGGACGCCTTCCTGACCGACGTCCCCGATCTGCAACGCGAGCTGCTCAGCTCGCTGCTGCTGATGATGGGCGGTGCGCTGGCCGTCGCCGCCTACCGGCGCTGGTACGCCGGTGAGCGGGCGATGCGCTCGGGCCGGCCGCTGCCCCTGCTCGGCGCGGTCGGGCTGATCGGCTACGGCGTCGGCATCGCCGCCCTGGTGCTGGCCGGCGTCGTCCTGCTGACCAACTGA
- a CDS encoding LysR family transcriptional regulator ArgP → MQFQRDHLETLLTVVDEGTFDAAAARLGVTPSAVSQRVKAMEQAAGRVLVRRTTPVRPTADGEVLVRHARQARLLEQETARALEPAGEGRVPSIPVAVNADSLATWFLGALGEVLDEVTVVFDLYREDQDRTSDLLRSGTVMAAVTADSVPVQGCSSVRLGTMRYHAVASPSFVGRFLGGRAGTAGLDGVPLVDFDRQDGLQQTFLKTALGHAPRSPRHYVPTSEDFARAVRAGFGWGMLPQQQCLADLAAGRLVELAPRRPADVELHWQRWKLASPLLDRLTAAVRAVAGRELL, encoded by the coding sequence ATGCAGTTCCAGCGGGATCATCTGGAGACCCTGCTCACCGTGGTCGACGAGGGCACCTTCGACGCGGCCGCGGCCCGGCTCGGCGTCACCCCGTCGGCGGTGTCGCAGCGGGTCAAGGCGATGGAGCAGGCCGCGGGGCGGGTGCTGGTGCGGCGCACCACGCCGGTACGCCCGACCGCGGACGGCGAGGTGCTGGTGCGGCACGCCCGGCAGGCCCGGCTGCTGGAGCAGGAGACCGCCCGGGCCCTGGAACCGGCTGGGGAGGGCCGGGTTCCGTCGATCCCGGTGGCGGTGAACGCCGACTCGCTGGCCACCTGGTTCCTCGGGGCGCTGGGCGAGGTGCTGGACGAGGTGACCGTGGTGTTCGACCTGTACCGCGAGGACCAGGACCGCACCTCCGACCTGCTGCGCTCGGGCACCGTGATGGCCGCGGTCACCGCGGATTCGGTTCCGGTGCAAGGCTGTTCGTCGGTACGACTGGGCACGATGCGCTACCACGCGGTGGCCTCGCCGTCGTTCGTCGGCCGGTTCCTCGGCGGCCGGGCGGGCACGGCGGGGCTGGACGGGGTGCCGCTGGTCGACTTCGACCGCCAGGACGGCCTCCAGCAGACGTTCCTGAAAACCGCGCTGGGGCACGCGCCCCGCTCACCGCGGCACTACGTGCCCACGTCGGAAGACTTCGCCCGGGCCGTGCGGGCCGGATTCGGCTGGGGCATGCTGCCGCAGCAGCAGTGCCTGGCCGACCTGGCCGCCGGGCGGCTGGTCGAGCTGGCGCCGCGACGCCCGGCCGACGTCGAACTGCACTGGCAGCGCTGGAAACTCGCCTCACCGCTGCTGGACCGGCTGACCGCCGCCGTGCGCGCGGTGGCGGGCCGGGAACTGCTGTGA
- a CDS encoding DUF202 domain-containing protein, protein MARSDDPGLQVERTTLAWIRTAMSFAVVSLLLIRASRPETVVVAVVLALAGLAASLGLGLVQRARHRGRVTDFNHSDPVHGPRAVAVGTGLTVLLAFAALWCVWS, encoded by the coding sequence ATGGCCCGCTCCGACGACCCCGGCCTCCAGGTGGAACGCACCACGCTGGCCTGGATCCGCACCGCCATGTCGTTCGCCGTGGTGTCGCTGCTGCTGATCCGGGCGAGCCGGCCCGAGACCGTGGTGGTGGCGGTCGTTCTCGCGCTGGCCGGCCTGGCCGCCAGTCTGGGCCTCGGGCTGGTGCAGCGGGCCCGGCACCGTGGCCGGGTGACCGACTTCAACCACTCCGACCCGGTGCACGGCCCCCGGGCCGTGGCCGTCGGCACCGGGCTGACCGTGCTGCTGGCGTTCGCCGCGCTCTGGTGCGTCTGGTCGTAG
- a CDS encoding LLM class F420-dependent oxidoreductase: MRLVIFTEPQQGATYHDLLKVAQCAESAGYDGFFRSDHYLTMGGDGLPGPTDAWVTLAGLALQTSTIRLGTLVTSGTFRHPGPLAVSVAQVDQMSGGRVEFGLGAGWFEAEHSAYGIPFPSVGERFDRLTEQLEIFEGLFTTPVGETYNFAGKHYQIVDSPALPKPAQSRLPVIVGGGGPKRTPALAARFATEFNTPFKKQSEVAPLFDRVRQVCAEAGRTDLPVFSSAAVLCVGRDDAEVKRRAAAIGREVEEMRGNGGIVGTPEQAVEAIGKYAEAGAERLFLQVLDLSDLDHVELVASEVAPRLA; this comes from the coding sequence ATGCGTCTGGTCATCTTCACGGAGCCCCAGCAGGGGGCGACTTACCACGATCTCCTCAAGGTCGCGCAGTGCGCGGAAAGTGCCGGTTACGACGGCTTCTTCCGCTCCGACCACTACCTCACGATGGGCGGTGACGGCCTGCCCGGCCCCACTGACGCCTGGGTGACCCTGGCCGGTCTGGCCCTCCAGACGTCCACCATCCGCCTCGGCACGCTGGTCACGTCCGGCACCTTCCGGCACCCGGGCCCGCTCGCGGTCAGCGTGGCCCAGGTCGACCAGATGAGCGGCGGCCGGGTCGAGTTCGGGCTCGGGGCGGGCTGGTTCGAGGCCGAGCACTCCGCCTACGGCATCCCGTTCCCGTCGGTGGGCGAGCGCTTCGACCGGCTCACCGAGCAGCTGGAGATCTTCGAGGGCCTGTTCACCACGCCGGTCGGCGAGACCTACAACTTCGCCGGGAAGCACTACCAGATCGTGGACTCGCCGGCGCTGCCCAAGCCGGCCCAGTCCCGTCTGCCGGTCATCGTCGGTGGTGGGGGCCCGAAGCGCACGCCGGCGCTGGCCGCCCGGTTCGCCACCGAGTTCAACACCCCGTTCAAGAAGCAGTCCGAGGTGGCGCCGCTGTTCGACCGGGTGCGCCAGGTGTGCGCCGAGGCCGGGCGCACCGACCTGCCGGTGTTCTCCTCCGCCGCCGTGCTCTGCGTGGGCCGGGACGACGCCGAGGTGAAGCGCCGGGCCGCGGCGATCGGCCGGGAGGTCGAGGAGATGCGCGGGAACGGCGGCATCGTCGGCACGCCGGAGCAGGCCGTCGAGGCGATCGGGAAGTACGCCGAGGCCGGTGCCGAGCGGCTGTTCCTCCAGGTGCTCGACCTGTCCGACCTGGACCACGTGGAACTCGTCGCCTCCGAGGTGGCCCCGCGGCTGGCCTGA
- a CDS encoding SpoIIE family protein phosphatase encodes MSLPDLGDCAREPIQYPGSVQPHGVMVVLHAHRHTLLTASENLPLMLPGAVTAPGTPAGRVLGGELWQEVAERVADDDLLEPIRWQGPDPGAWAGRAVDVLVHHSGPDRLVVELEAVSDASLGRSVSLSATRTQITRLRAASLSGGTPEMLDRLTTAVQRVTGFDRVMVYRFDREWNGEVIAERRRAELEPFLGLRYPESDIPAQARRLYTLNRLRFIVDSHATAARLVPRVPEDGAGDLDLSFAPLRSVSPVHLEYLRGMGVRASMSISMIRGGVLWGLIACHHYAGPLQPSHDERAAADFLTQAAMELVTTAETTADAARLAAGQQLLERVLPVLEQPQLSPAQALASGDLPLLAGLADAAGVVVRAPGTRVRWGRVPEPGVADEIVAALARADGVPGFTDHLDGLRPGLGTPEVAGALVLPLGPGQWVLWLNPAVDRTVRWAGDPHDKTITIRADGSARIGPRRSFEAAEQKLRGRSAPWDSWQVQSVTRLGTAALDRLRRYEHEAASITEDLHGSLLPTSLPRIPGLDLEVRYAPAPDGRFAGDWWDCFELPGGKLALVVGDVTGHGSTVTATMTQMRTALRAYLLEGAPGAETLARLDALAGLLFRPTLATVVLALYDPADGSLEITRAGHPHPILDGPLVFGARPPIGLGVEVPATGWSGTLEPGATLVLYSDGLSEDRTVSPEEGIRRLADVVAGAAGQPLKVMADILIDAAPSPRTDDTTLLIARRV; translated from the coding sequence ATGAGCCTGCCCGACCTCGGCGACTGCGCCCGCGAGCCGATCCAGTACCCCGGCTCGGTGCAGCCGCACGGCGTGATGGTGGTGCTGCACGCGCACCGGCACACCCTGCTGACCGCCTCGGAGAACCTGCCGCTGATGCTGCCCGGGGCGGTCACCGCGCCGGGCACCCCGGCCGGCCGGGTGCTCGGCGGGGAGCTGTGGCAGGAGGTGGCCGAGCGGGTGGCGGACGACGACCTGCTGGAGCCGATCCGCTGGCAGGGCCCCGATCCGGGGGCCTGGGCCGGGCGGGCCGTCGACGTGCTGGTGCACCACTCCGGCCCGGACCGGCTGGTGGTCGAGCTGGAGGCGGTCAGCGACGCCTCGCTCGGCCGGTCGGTGTCGCTGTCGGCCACCCGTACCCAGATCACCCGGCTGCGGGCGGCGTCGCTCTCCGGCGGCACCCCGGAGATGCTGGACCGGCTGACCACCGCCGTGCAGCGGGTCACCGGCTTCGACCGGGTGATGGTGTACCGGTTCGACCGGGAGTGGAACGGCGAGGTGATCGCCGAGCGGCGCCGGGCCGAGCTGGAGCCGTTCCTCGGGCTGCGCTACCCGGAGTCCGACATCCCGGCGCAGGCCCGCCGGCTGTACACCCTGAACCGGTTGCGGTTCATCGTGGACTCGCACGCCACGGCGGCCCGGCTCGTCCCCCGGGTGCCGGAGGACGGCGCGGGTGATCTGGACCTGTCGTTCGCCCCGCTGCGCAGCGTGTCACCGGTGCACCTGGAATACCTGCGGGGCATGGGCGTGCGCGCGTCGATGTCCATCTCGATGATCCGCGGCGGCGTGCTGTGGGGGCTGATCGCCTGCCACCACTACGCCGGGCCGCTCCAGCCCTCGCACGACGAGCGGGCCGCGGCCGACTTCCTCACCCAGGCCGCGATGGAACTGGTCACCACCGCCGAGACCACGGCCGACGCGGCCCGCCTGGCCGCCGGGCAGCAGCTGCTCGAGCGTGTGCTGCCGGTGCTGGAGCAGCCCCAGCTCTCCCCCGCCCAGGCCCTGGCCTCGGGCGACCTGCCGCTGCTGGCCGGGCTGGCCGACGCCGCCGGGGTGGTGGTGCGGGCGCCCGGAACCCGGGTGCGATGGGGCCGGGTGCCGGAGCCCGGGGTGGCGGACGAGATCGTGGCCGCGCTGGCCCGGGCGGACGGCGTCCCCGGTTTCACCGATCACCTCGACGGGCTGCGCCCGGGGCTGGGCACCCCGGAGGTGGCCGGTGCGCTGGTGCTGCCGCTGGGCCCCGGGCAGTGGGTGCTGTGGCTGAACCCGGCCGTGGACCGCACGGTGCGCTGGGCCGGAGACCCGCACGACAAGACCATCACGATCCGCGCCGACGGCTCGGCCCGGATCGGGCCGCGTCGCTCGTTCGAGGCGGCCGAGCAGAAACTGCGCGGCCGCAGCGCCCCCTGGGACTCCTGGCAGGTGCAGTCCGTGACCCGGCTCGGCACGGCCGCCCTGGACCGGCTGCGCCGCTACGAGCACGAAGCCGCCAGCATCACCGAGGACCTGCACGGCTCGCTGCTGCCGACCAGCCTGCCCCGGATCCCCGGCCTCGATCTGGAGGTGCGCTACGCGCCCGCCCCCGACGGCCGGTTCGCCGGCGACTGGTGGGACTGCTTCGAGCTGCCGGGCGGCAAGCTCGCCCTGGTGGTGGGCGACGTGACCGGGCACGGCAGCACGGTCACCGCCACGATGACCCAGATGCGCACCGCGCTGCGCGCCTACCTGCTGGAGGGCGCGCCCGGCGCGGAGACCCTGGCCCGGCTCGACGCGCTGGCCGGGCTGCTCTTCCGGCCCACCCTGGCCACCGTCGTGCTGGCCCTGTACGACCCGGCCGACGGCTCGCTGGAGATCACCCGGGCGGGCCATCCGCACCCGATCCTCGACGGCCCGCTGGTGTTCGGCGCGCGGCCACCGATCGGGCTGGGCGTGGAGGTCCCGGCCACCGGCTGGTCCGGCACGCTGGAGCCGGGTGCGACGCTGGTGCTCTACTCCGACGGGCTCAGCGAGGACCGCACGGTCTCGCCGGAGGAGGGCATCCGGCGGCTCGCGGACGTCGTGGCCGGGGCCGCCGGGCAGCCGCTGAAGGTGATGGCCGACATCCTGATCGACGCCGCGCCCTCACCCCGCACCGACGACACCACGCTGCTCATCGCCCGGCGGGTGTGA